A window of Sphaeramia orbicularis chromosome 8, fSphaOr1.1, whole genome shotgun sequence genomic DNA:
ggtatctttttttttttcagaacaacctaatttatatcatctgtctatcatttttttcactttaacctactacatcaacataaaaggccagaaaacacaaaaaaatatataaaatccgatttgaaaaatgtatatactttattgcataaataacacactgatgcttaatgaaccttttcaaagactttaaaagtgaatattggttccaaatattaggtataggaaattaaaattgtaataaattaaaactatattcaaatatttaacataagaACAGATCTCTACAttggcgttttctctggaaaagtgcggtaatcaaacacggttatcatgataattagaatttaaatggtagtactaactgttggcaattttaccgtgctttatcgttataccggtaatcgttacatccctactggacACCGTCATTATTGTACAGGTGTGTCTTAGATGTAGATGAAGCTTTTTCATCACAACACTTTCCTTTCCGCTGTTGGTGTTATCCAAACTGATCGCTGACTTAGTTAACAGTCTATTCATTGTTGTTCTGCTTTAATTCCACTTGTACCATGTCATAATTCATTCTAAACACCTCTTCATACCCAGACACATCTTCCAGCCCACTGAACTTGCAAAAACAGGCTCGTTTTAGAGGAATGGAGCAGTTTGTGAAGCTGATATGCATATGACCTGTGTGCTTCTTCTACTGTGTAATGACATCAAAACTTTTGATTTACGTCAATAATTTCCTCACTGACAAACTGAGACATGGTCGTTGTAAAACTGTTACACAATGACATTACTCAGACTCTGCAGAATCTTGTGAAGAACCAGATCTGATTCATCAGTGTAATAAACATGGCCACACTATTGCCCGTCTCTTTTGGATCAATGCGACAATATTAACCATTCAACTTCCTCTCCACATTTTCCCATCTCATCCTAAGATCTGAACCGCAGACCGTCTGGCCGTCTCTGAGCTCCTTACCTCCCACTCTTTGGGGTTATTGAACTCCTTCTTCTCTGTGGATTTGAGGAACTCATCCAGGCTGACGAGCCGGTCTTTATTTGTATCCACCTTAAAACATGACACAAACAATAAGCAGTATCAGTTTATAAGTACTGAACTAGGCTGAATGATGGAATGTGATAAAAGCACAGTCTTACTCACATTCTTCATGACATGTTCTCTCATCCTCAACCGTTCTTCCTCCATCTCCATCATATCATCCTCCTCATTTTTCGGGTCATAGACTTTCTCCAGCTGAAGGCAAAAGAATAGATGTTGATTGCCAACACTGAGGCTGAGAATATGACTACTATTAAGGTAAAACTTTAGAGGGTCTCCAGAAGCTAATAGTGAACACATAAAACAACTGCAGTTTCAAACTGATAATCAACCACTTTTATACATCGTCTTCTTTAGTAATCTTTTAGTTAGTTAGCTGATAAAATTACCTCCTTAGTGAAGAGAGCTTCTAattcctgttcatctaaaactcCATCTTCATTTGTGTCTGAAAAGAACAGAGAAGAAATTTTATTAAGTgcagtttaaataaaaaaaattaaaaaaagaggagGTAAATAGGAAATAAGTGTCACTCACCATGAAGTTTGAAGAAGGTTTTAGGGTTAAACTCCTGTGGATCCAGTCCATCTGTCTCCTCCCACACCTCCCGCAGCTGGGCTACACTACCCTGAGTGTTTCCAAGTgcagaaataaaaaataagtaagaTTTAATTCTTCCCTCAGTTTCACACCACCGACATGGGCCTGTTTGTGCGTACCGGAGCGTTGACTTTAGGATGTTGGCGGTGTTTCTCCTTCAGCTCCTGCattctcttctcctccttttccctctTCTCCTGGTCCAGGCCCTTCAGGTACTCCCGTCTCTCATGCTCTTTCAGCATCTCGTAACGCTTGAACTCCTCGTGCCTCTCAGCATCATAGTTCTCCAGATCTTTGGTGGCCTACGCAGAGATTCAGAGAAATGGAAGAGAAATTCTTTGAAGGGTTTCATCAAATGAAGACATAGACACAACGCAGAGGAAATTAACCACAGAGGACAACAGGACACTGGTATTTGTTTATCACTGCAAGGCGTTACCGTGGAGATTAGCAGCTCAAGGTCTTTGGCCTCAAAGGTGTTCTGATTGTGTGGATCCAGATGTTCAAACTGCTTCAGCAGAGAGGCATGGTCCATCTGCAGACCTGCACAGCACATTGAGTACACCAATTACGACCTACATGGTAATTCATCTGTGGGTCTGAGATGTGAACGGATCAGAGAGAACTCTGATCTGCACTGATGTATTccacaaatatatattttattatgctTGCACATGTACATATTATTAAATGCGTAGATGCTACATTCACTGCTTGATGCTAACCCTGCTAATCTGCACAAGAATCATGTCCGTGCTTCATATGCTCCTTCCATCTGCTCTGCTTAGATTAATTATATGGATCCATGAACATGACCTGAATATGCACTTCTGTATGTTTTCACTCTGCGAATATACTGAGTACATATTTGTAGTGAACCACTGCAATTCCACACTGTATATGTCAAAGAAACTGtggactgtttaaccctttcatgcatagtggtctctacagtggacagttactctacagctttactcttgtatattcatgggttttgttgttttagttccatatcaaccaacacagtggacacttatgcatcatctcataaactgcaattcataccactattgtaactttgctgttcttgattgattcttgagtggaaatcaattgttaatatttattttttgcatattatctccatgaagtgagtaataactagtataagaatatgttaaaatgtgagaaaacatcagattagcagcattaaacatggtttcatttcactgttttcatatcactttatgatattgggttttaaatacatgtttctttgcttcaagaataaaattcatggtgtagccaagtggacatttttgtaactccatgaaaaacaggttgatttaaaacaaaattcaatcacattgttttttttttcatgcctaaagaggaataaaaacactcaggaaaaaaaaatcttgattaaggttctcataattcatgcataaaagggttaaaatgtaactTTGCATGATTTCATGAATGGCAAAATGTAGTATTTTGTTTTCTATTCGGATGGATCAACCAAAATTAGTACAGATTGATCTGTTTCCACAAATTATAgattgttctattttttttttaaaacctggatgaaatttcaggtttaCTGTTTATTAATAAGACTGTACCTTTTTGCATCAGTAATTTTAGTTTGGATGTGACtatgtcagtatttattattttatatagcaAACAATacataatgaaaaaaatcaaGTGAAAAGGCCTTTAACAGAGTTTGTCTTAAAAGTTTGCAATAAGACTTTAGTTTTATCAGCCACCATTCAGTTTATCTTCTTTATGTCCGGATTAATCATTAACAACAGGAACTTCCTGTTGAAATGAGGCAGAAGTGGCCCCTTCCTGTTCATGTGAACCACTTATACTATTACTTTACTGAACAAAAACTTCCACAAAACCAGGGAACATATTTTAAAGCTACTGTGATGCAGATTCCTCTACAGAGAGCAACATTTGTCTTTGAATTGGCAGAAAAACCTTAAAAGCCTCTTTTCAACACAATTACCtaatatttctgttttgtaaaaacaATTATAACACCATGAACACCAAAATCCAGTGACAGGAGTCTGCAGATCAATCATCACATACACAGTTATCTATAGATCATTTGTTGAAGACACTTTTTCAGccgttcatgcatgaataatttttttcatattctttttatcttaaaaaaaaaaaaaatcaatgttacaGATATCATCTGTAGGTGGACATAAGTGTTACCTCCTTTGTTTCTTAGTGAAACAGTTAAGCTATCTTGACTGTATACACAGTATATCAATGAAAACATTCCCTCTGCTCTGTGATGTACAGGAGGTTACACCACTCACTCTGTGTGTTGGTGCTGTCCAGTTTGGCCTTTAGCAGCATCCTCAGACGAGACACCTCCTGCCGCTTCAGCTCATCCAGGCGCGTTCTGACATGATGGCTGACCAGATCCAGCTCCTTACTGAGACGACCATTCTGatggaaaagcaaaaaattcaattATGAGAAAATACAAAATGTCAGATGTTTACATCATCTCAAAAAAGTAAACAAGAAAGCTGTGAAAATAAAGACAGAGAGACAAGAGCAGCTGCTTGGATGCTAACCTTGATATCCTCTGTGTTCGCTGTCTGTAGCTTTTCTCTGAAGTGAGGGTCTGTCTCTAAAACCTCGATCACCTCCCTGAGGTATCTGTCGTAGTACAGGCCTGTGTCCTGTAATTTACAACAGCTTTAATCTATGATGCAACTCTAACCTTTAAAGTATACATTagatgatttaataaaaaaatgtattaaacatcACTGAgacttcttcttttcctttaccATGTTCTCCTCTGGAACTTCTTCTTTTGGTTCTTGGTTGGCTCCATTGCGGTCAACAGGCACAGACCAGGCCACGGCACAGAgagaaagcagcagcagcagcagccaggtAGGTGTCCCGTTCATCCTCCTTCAGTGTAGAAGAGAATGTTTACTgagtgttgatgtggtatggctgtgtttgtggagcagtgatcacattttgtattctgaatttcccctaggggattaataaagtaaatctatctatctatctatctatctatctatctatctatctatctatctatctatctatctatctatctatctatctagtcttGATAAAACCTCAGCTGAATGATTAGCGGATTGTCAAGACTATTCCCAACCCATACACTTATTCACCAGAGGTTTTATGttctttattgttatttttctctACACCATTCTTCACAAAACCAACCACATTTGATTTTAACATATTTCATCAGTAAAGACAGATTAAACCTGTGAGTAGCAGTCTTATCCACACACGATCATTGAAAACAGGTTACAAATTAAAAGGGGATCAGTGTCTTCGAGCTTTAACCCTACTCAAGACCTTAATATCCTCCTTTCTACATCAGAAATGTAATATAtctattctgtaaaaaaaaaaaaaaaaaaaaaaaaaatatatatatatatatatatatatatatatatatatatatatatatatatataaatatatataattacaGCATCACCATGTCAGCATCATCCAGTGATAAAAGTTCAGTGAGGCAATGCTTAAGAAAACAGTGTTTTGTGTGTCAACCCCATCAGACTTTTGTCAAGAGCTTAAGGTGGAGACAGCAGCGGCCACTTCCAAATTCTAAATGCAGGAATAATCCTACTTAAGGTTTTGCTCCAGAACAGCCACGTACAACACAGTGTTTCCTGATTTTCTTGACATTAGCTTAGCTTATTCTTGATGAACACATGTACTCTTCAGTTTACACATGATCATAATATTATCATGTTTCTGTTAAGTTACCACTTTTGTCACCTCGACCAAAAACATACCCAGGCAGATAGCAAACATATGCTTTCAATTAATATAAATGTGTCATTTTACATTTAGTTAACTATGACCAGGTGTTCGTCAAGTATAAAAAGATCTCAGGGATTCTTAAAAGCAGTCTGAAATGATTCATGGTAAATgtgtctttatttgtcagtaaaaAGCAACTGTCGGATCGGACTCTTGGACTAGTCTTAAGTGGAAAACAAGAGAAATATGGTGTTTTCCAGGTAGAACTGAGCATGATGCATTACTATCCAGTGTTATATTAGCTGCAGTGCTAACTAGCATAAGAAAGGAAAACACGACAAACTGTTTTCAAATTTAACACAGATACGTTGTTACATGTGAATTCCTTCACGACCAAACAGCCTTCTGTGACTGGAATCTAATGTGCCAGTTAACCTATGTTCTGAAGTCTGATTGTATGTCCTTACCAACGTCCTGTTAGTGTTACCTTAAGATCAAACGCAGGTTCGTGTCTATTTCTGTCGCCGCAGGCTGTAGAAACATCTAGCACAGGTCTGTTCTTCTACAGTCTGTCTACGATGTTCCAGTCAATCATCACTTAAAGTCCGCCGATAATAACCATATTAAACGTGTTTTAGCTTAAAATAGCTTTAAGTAGGTGGTTTCTTACCACAGGTAAGGTGGTTGTTTGATCCAATGCCCCCCTGACACGATCTGCATTTGCGTCGGATAAAAATGACGTCATGAGATTGACTACCGTGCTGCGTTCAGGTACCGTCGGAAATCACTCATTTGCTGGTACAGCTGTTGCTCATTGTTCTGTTGGCTGGGTTTCCTGtattatagtttgtttgttttttaatttctaaAGAATTACCcactccaaaaaaacaaacaaacaaaaaaaaacaaaaaaacaaaacaaaacaaaacaaaaaaacagggaggcaaggggtattgtttttggttcggtttggtggttagcagcaaaactattggttcaattcaaaCCAGATAAGGGTTtatagattacactgggttacaaaaaaatgttttttgcaagttgtctaggttttttcagctgaattaggaccattttgcaccgctaaatccaaaatgacatctgtttttctcaatcaggtcaggtttttttgctaatttgatttttgaaaaatttgatcctctcgcaaaattgattacattttgtgactttatcagttgatttttttatatagttctcacccaaaataggtttttaagagaaaaaaaatcattttctaacaggatgtatttattaagtgttgcaaactttaattcctgtaaattgaATAATAGATATTGATGAAGGTAAGTACATGTAAATTGAACATTAAATCgtcattgtgcaaaaaaaaaaacattaatcataaattggcaaaattaaaatcttcagaactcgtttattgcaagaaatatgaaagaattttgtatcatatgatgtgaaaatgcccataaatgtaagcaaaaatgttaaaaagccaatatgtagcatagttcagaaagttgacctgattgagcaaaatgaatgtgatttttggattcagcacaccaaaattatcctaaatcagctcaaaaaacttaaacaataaacttGTTGTTGAACAgtgttaccagtgacccagaatagaaagGTAGGCCAAAGATCAAATTTGTTATGAttctttaaaatcttcccatttacttcaGAAAGGtgaaatacatgcgaggggtggggtttgttgtgtctggcagcacttgttttcaccttttcccCTTTAAATTATTCatacaaatgaaaaatatatcatcaaaTGTAACTATTTTAGCAtgacttttaaaaaaatttaatgtcGTTTCTTGCTTGGACTGTAAAAATTAGCTATAATATCCAATACACTTTTGAATATTTTTCAGTCTGTACTATCCCCATTCTACGTATATCGACACTGCCTCATCTCAGTAAATGTCACAGAATTAGTAACTTATATCTAATAACTTCTATCTTTGATTTATGTGATGAAAGCATGTACAACTGTTGCATCCCTAATTCAGTAAATAAAACATGAATGCAAAGGTTATGTACAAACCATTTTAATTCCTTGAAAAATAGACTTgttctatgtttaattcacaacaaagacataaatcacttgtaagtttgaaataaattaacattaaaataattgcacataataaataaaatgtataaatatgaTGCATCCGTATAATATCTAGGACTACAATAAAATAGACAACTGACATAAAGTATGGCACATGGAAAACACGttgcaaacacaaataaattaagtccaaataaattaacaagcactcaaaatgttattttttaaaaatataagtaTAGAAACATGTCACAGCACTTTGAGGTAATTTTATATCAGTTTGACTGATGAAGGTGAAGGGTTTTTGATTGATTCACACTTTCAATGTAACAACGGATTCAGCGTTTAGAAATCAATCTCTCTCATGTCAGTAGGTGTTCCGGGTCTTTCAGGTTCCATCTCCTCATCCTTCTCCATGGGGCCCTGCTGAAGCCCACTCCTCAGCCGCTGACGGAGGGCGTATTCGATCATCTCACTGTAGCACTGCAGCACTGCCTGGAATTAAAGACAAGAAAGTGAGTTTTCTGATCAACTGCATGCATTTCTCAAATCATTTATAGACTTTCTTCTGATTTGATTATTCATAATTagtctaaaacagggctgtcaaagtcattttagttcactggccacattcagcccaatatgatctcaagtgggccggagcagtcaaattataataataataataataatacattttatttataagtgcctttcaagacacccaaggacactgtacaacaagataaaacaaacaatccaataCAATCCAAattataacagtgaaaaaagtaaaattacattatgataatgtttacatctacaaaaatcagaataacatgaacaactggaaccatcttaagaaaaacaactgcaattttaacaatattctgcctcagattatcagtttatcctttacacatgtggattacaatttacattacaaatacaaatgcacaaaacatttaataacaagtggaatattggtaaaattgcatttacttctcttaagacatttcaggttattcacatattttgtaaaataacagttttttaatataaacatattcatgtaattttcctttttttacactaaaatgaagaaaaaatgtgctgttttcattgtttataggtttaacatgatggtattttactggtctgacccacttgatatctaattggtctgtatgtgaaatctgaattaaaatgattttgacatctgtgattgttaatatcttcagtgtaatttttgtatttcacaaatccatcccacgggccagattggatcctttggcgggccggatttggcccccgggccgcatgtttgacacctgtggtctaaatgtgtgaaaatgtttgGGTGGACTCACTGGGTCAGTCTGACACAGCTCTgccagtgcttcagtcatgtgcACCAGCTCAGAGGCCTCCTTGTTTCCCAGACCTCGAAGGGCGCAGTTTAACGACGCTGCAGCAACAAGTGACGGTGGAGCTCCGAGAAAAGCCGAGTCACAGGCGCACATGGCAGACAGAGTGTCGCTGTGCCGCCGCAGGGTGGACAGCAGCTCCTCACAGTCACTGTCTGCCGCTCTGCTCTCCACCACAGACGCAACAAAGTGTGGAGGAAGTCCTGAGGAGTCACTGATGCTGTGTCCCACCGCAGAGGGGCCAGGATGACACGCTCCATTTCCTgaggggagggggcggggcaagTCAGAAGGGATGAAAATAGGACACACAAAGAAAGTTTAGGAGTACTGtggaatttagtttagtttagtttagtttagtttagtttatcttagatttgtttagtttagtttagattagatttgttttgtttagtttagtttagatttgtttagttttaatttagtttagtttagcttagcttagtttagtttagttttaatttagtttagttcagtttagtttagatttgtttagtttagcttagcttagcttagcttagtttagtttagattagatttgtttagtttagttttaattttgtttagtttagcttagtttagcttagcttagtttagcttagtttagcttagcttgccttaggtttagtttagtttagtttagtttagtttagtttaggttagtttaggttaggtttagtttaatttagtataggtttaatttagtttagtttagcttaacttagcttagcttagtttagtttagtttatgtttaatttagtttagattagtttagctTAATTTAGATTAGCTTAGTTcatgtttaatttagtttagtttagtttagtttagtttagcttagtttaggtTTAATtgtgtttagttttaatttagtttactttaatttagtttagtttagcttagcttagcttaactTAGTtgagtttagcttagtttaggttagtttatgtttaatttagtttagtttagctaagtttagcttagtttaggtTTAATtgtgttcagtttaattcagtttagtttagcttagtttagcttagtttagttttaatttagtttagtttagcttagtttagttttaatttagtttagttttaattgtgtttagtttagttttaatttagttcagttttaatgtagtttactttactttactttagttttaatttagtcgagttgagtttagttttaatttactttactttagttttagtttagttgagttgagttgagtcttGTGTATTTGCAGctgactcccttgtaaaagagtttttttaatctcaatgtgatttttttcctggttaattaAAGGCTAATAATAACTAACTACAGAGCAGGTGTAGTCATGAATATTAAGTTGTGATGTTCAGCTCTGTTCAGCTGTTGCTCTTTTCTGTAACATAAAAACTGCTTCCATAACCAACGTAAAGCATGGTGAAGGAGTGGTACAGTGATGAAGTGCTAAAACTAAAGCCAGCACACACATTATTCCAGCTACACCTCCTTCACACCTCACTTCATCCTTGCGTGGGACGCTGCATGACTGACTCACCCTCAGGTTAAATGGCAGAAAACGTTATTCAGCGGCTCCTGCACACAGAGTGTCAGCTGTGACATTATCACACTCTGTGAGTTTGGAGGCGCTGAGGACGCAGCCAGCGGCCAGGCAGTACGGTGAGGACgggcacagacagacaggcagacaggaacCTGTCCATCAGGGAGGACGGACAGAGGGAACACCGCCTCGTCACAGCTGCACTCACTGCACACCTGGAGAGGAAAAGAACACCCACAGAGGATCAGCGTCACTgctaaggttcaaggttccaggtgactttatttgtacctgtgggtagatttgttttacaGACGAGGTGACTGTTTTTGGCGTTACAGCAAGGACACATATTGAACCTGTTTCGGCACGGTACTTGATCGAGCGTCCAGacaaaagtgttcagtgttccactattcatcagtatagcgcatggataaggaaaagaaattaaataaataaataagatataagatgcaataaaacacaattaaaaacccagagaagataaaaacagtctggaataaaaccaggataagaacataaaatttaaaaattagaagtcgcaataataataaatagagcaaagaaatagaataaataactaaaattaacTACCTTTGAACtaccttcaaatcacaacttaaacattggatgaaggaaaaccaagcctgtgaccatcagtagatcatcaacactgtgttgttctgtgtgtttttaggatgttttgcatttctgtctactgtcttttatgatgtctttttacaatattttgcctttttgtcaactgtctttcttgtcacctgcctggggactacagatggaagttagcactgctgctacaatctggctgtttacagctgcaactgttgtagatgttcattaatattgcactgtccctattaaataaataaaataaataagttaataaagtgcaatgtcactatctcttattgagctcagtgacggcgacaggaacaaaagtgttttataaacgctgtgtcctgctaCATGATGATATGACCGGTAACAAACTGGGAGGTGACAGCTTGCGTACTTCCATGGCCCATTTGGTGAGCTCCTCTCTGCGCTCTGGATCCCTCTGGATGAGAGTGACGTAGAGCATGGAAGGCATGTAGCGCTCCTCCACCTGAAGCAGCCTCTGGATCACACGATGCCCCTGACACAGTGGGTCCCAGGCAGCTCGGAGCTGACGCCGGACCTCTGCTGTGGACGGGGGCCgtgctggtgctggtgctggtgcttCAGCCTGAACCGGGTCATCCTCCACCTCCTTCACACCACAGAGACACAGACATGCCTCTGTCCTTCTGCATCGGCCTTTTGGCTAAAATATGAACTATTCCCGTCCCAGGGTGACAGCGGAGGGACCGTCACCTGAAGAGTCTCTTTGTAGCTGATCAGAAATGTAAAAATCCCTGCAGATCCTCTGTTTTGTCCTGGTTGAGGCTGTGTGTCTGAAGTGCTTTGTCGAATCATCCACTTTTTTTCCAGAGTTTTATACCAGTCGAGGGAGAGCGAGGGAGAGTGGCCGAGAGGGGAAGGAAAAGATCGTAGAAAAGGGGTGGAGATTCTCGTGAGTGACATAAATAATAAGAAGACAGCAATATGGTCTGTGCAACAATTGCTTCAACAGGTGGGGAGAGAGCGAGAAGGGGTGAGGGAAGGAGGCAGGGGAGGAGTGCGAGGAGTAGACACAGAGAGGAGTGGCCCGCAGGGACGAGCAACAGCTTGTGTTCGACTCTGAAAAGGAGAAGGGAGGCAAAGACAAGGCTACGAGGGGTGAGAGGAGGGAGAAACCAGAGACAAAAGGTCCTCTCCAGACTCTGGACAATGGAATGGATGACAAAAGGAATGAGGGTGTTTGTTTACAACGGGGACCATGTGACCAAAGATGTCAAACACTGATGGATGTTAAATCTGCCTGCTGctgaaaaaaaagttatattttaataatatatacttttatattattaCCAAACCAGACAATGATTCATCGTTTGTTATTATTCCATCAGTTAAAGGTACATAGAGAATAAGTATATAACTTTAAATGAATCTGATTTCAAGAGcgattttggtaaaaaaaaaaaaaaaatcaacccatCACAGGGTGAGGAGATGATaatacaaaagggaaaaaaagatcaTTCTTGTCAAAGTAAATACTGATGAattatcttttctttctttttttttttttgagaaatacATACTGTGGAGAATGTAGGAGTATATATGATAGGAATGTAAATTTATCTTTACACTGTATCTACACTAATACGAATGGAAGATATATACATTACAT
This region includes:
- the LOC115424663 gene encoding nucleobindin-2-like isoform X2, which gives rise to MQIVSGGHWIKQPPYLWRMNGTPTWLLLLLLSLCAVAWSVPVDRNGANQEPKEEVPEENMDTGLYYDRYLREVIEVLETDPHFREKLQTANTEDIKNGRLSKELDLVSHHVRTRLDELKRQEVSRLRMLLKAKLDSTNTQSLQMDHASLLKQFEHLDPHNQNTFEAKDLELLISTATKDLENYDAERHEEFKRYEMLKEHERREYLKGLDQEKREKEEKRMQELKEKHRQHPKVNAPGSVAQLREVWEETDGLDPQEFNPKTFFKLHDTNEDGVLDEQELEALFTKELEKVYDPKNEEDDMMEMEEERLRMREHVMKNVDTNKDRLVSLDEFLKSTEKKEFNNPKEWETLDTKPAYTEEELQRFEAELRDKEEELKRRAETLRQEQELLKERGKALEAQRREYQQAVLEMSQRQKEQPVVDGQPPAGPNGELQFQPESQKQEDKEAKAPAEHEAEVQNNLPAEPPQNLPIHT
- the LOC115424663 gene encoding nucleobindin-2-like isoform X1 produces the protein MFLQPAATEIDTNLRLILRRMNGTPTWLLLLLLSLCAVAWSVPVDRNGANQEPKEEVPEENMDTGLYYDRYLREVIEVLETDPHFREKLQTANTEDIKNGRLSKELDLVSHHVRTRLDELKRQEVSRLRMLLKAKLDSTNTQSLQMDHASLLKQFEHLDPHNQNTFEAKDLELLISTATKDLENYDAERHEEFKRYEMLKEHERREYLKGLDQEKREKEEKRMQELKEKHRQHPKVNAPGSVAQLREVWEETDGLDPQEFNPKTFFKLHDTNEDGVLDEQELEALFTKELEKVYDPKNEEDDMMEMEEERLRMREHVMKNVDTNKDRLVSLDEFLKSTEKKEFNNPKEWETLDTKPAYTEEELQRFEAELRDKEEELKRRAETLRQEQELLKERGKALEAQRREYQQAVLEMSQRQKEQPVVDGQPPAGPNGELQFQPESQKQEDKEAKAPAEHEAEVQNNLPAEPPQNLPIHT